A stretch of the Sorangium aterium genome encodes the following:
- a CDS encoding eCIS core domain-containing protein, whose translation MSKQAIRREGASAVNRAPTIARPVPEAAPAARGAPAAPFAAYPVLQLQARIGNRATRHVIQRLSAGRAPAETERDVPASTSGRPLPEAVQQKMEGAFGAGFSDVRVHPGSPRATALGAAAYTQGSDIHVAPGRWAPETTRGQELLGHELAHVVQQRAGRVRATAQMKGVALNDDPALEAEADAMGARAARGKAGGPWVSAGVGRTEGHSATPPADAAVQRFPVKATWGKPSPYYGGTRMEAEIGAESEWKYGSKPNADTPTIIKKVGKIVGGKPRYIAGHLLNDNMGGRGENQNLTVLSSDANKRHRGVEGKVKALAQIADQIRPGSRLGDSRYQHGAEYTVTVLPPSPSGSVPYDPSEKKLASGLEITLKPIRKDIAGKNHPWPEQQGGPNELTKHRVDNVPPYPSVPNVTKVSPLEKEVIGAIKALGPTHPFKDILNHINANRGASTPQLKPGALKVALKRAIKNRRITRSRGGFKLAV comes from the coding sequence ATGAGCAAGCAAGCCATCCGCCGCGAAGGCGCTTCTGCCGTGAACCGCGCACCGACGATTGCGAGGCCGGTCCCAGAAGCGGCGCCGGCGGCCCGGGGAGCCCCGGCGGCCCCGTTCGCGGCTTACCCTGTGCTGCAGCTCCAGGCGAGGATCGGCAACCGCGCGACGCGGCACGTGATCCAGCGGCTGTCCGCCGGGCGAGCGCCTGCGGAGACCGAGCGCGACGTGCCCGCGTCGACGTCGGGCCGGCCGCTGCCGGAGGCGGTGCAGCAGAAGATGGAGGGTGCTTTCGGCGCCGGCTTCTCGGACGTGCGGGTACACCCGGGCTCGCCGCGCGCGACGGCGCTGGGGGCGGCGGCATACACCCAGGGGAGCGACATCCACGTGGCGCCGGGGCGCTGGGCGCCGGAGACGACGCGGGGACAGGAACTGCTCGGGCACGAGCTCGCGCACGTGGTGCAGCAGCGGGCGGGGCGCGTGCGGGCGACGGCACAGATGAAGGGGGTGGCGCTCAATGATGACCCGGCACTGGAGGCCGAGGCCGACGCGATGGGGGCCAGGGCGGCGCGGGGGAAGGCCGGCGGGCCGTGGGTGTCTGCGGGGGTGGGGAGGACAGAGGGACACTCAGCTACCCCCCCAGCCGACGCGGCCGTCCAGCGGTTCCCGGTCAAAGCCACCTGGGGAAAGCCAAGCCCCTACTACGGGGGCACCAGGATGGAAGCCGAGATCGGCGCGGAAAGCGAATGGAAATATGGGTCCAAGCCCAACGCGGACACCCCGACCATCATCAAGAAGGTCGGTAAGATCGTGGGCGGGAAGCCTCGGTACATCGCGGGGCATCTGCTCAACGACAACATGGGCGGGCGGGGCGAGAACCAGAACCTGACCGTGCTGAGCTCGGACGCCAACAAGAGGCACCGTGGCGTGGAAGGGAAAGTCAAGGCCCTCGCGCAAATTGCGGATCAGATCAGGCCAGGGAGCCGGCTGGGCGACTCCCGCTACCAGCACGGGGCAGAGTACACGGTCACGGTCCTGCCTCCCAGCCCGAGCGGGAGCGTTCCGTACGACCCGAGCGAGAAGAAGCTGGCTTCCGGGCTGGAGATCACCCTCAAGCCCATCCGCAAGGACATCGCGGGCAAGAACCACCCCTGGCCGGAGCAGCAGGGTGGCCCCAACGAGCTGACGAAGCACCGCGTAGACAATGTGCCGCCCTATCCGAGCGTGCCAAATGTGACGAAGGTGAGCCCTCTGGAGAAAGAGGTGATCGGCGCGATCAAAGCCCTCGGGCCGACGCACCCTTTCAAGGACATCCTGAACCACATCAACGCAAATCGAGGCGCCAGCACTCCTCAGCTCAAGCCCGGAGCGCTCAAGGTTGCGTTGAAACGGGCCATAAAGAACCGGCGTATCACTCGCAGCCGAGGCGGCTTCAAGCTCGCGGTGTGA
- a CDS encoding TonB-dependent receptor plug domain-containing protein → MPRRRRLTRAALLAFCPLPALVPAAFSRPALAQLSSEQPSAAPPSSSPLPAPPTPSPAAPPPSPPPPPSPAAPPPLEVVVTGTRTPESSQRATVRTRVVTRDEAERRGATNVGEALDGELGVQVNPSAYGALGNPSAIQIQGFDLDRVLVLEDGERVIGDAGGAIDLSSLPLGDVSRIELVTGPTSSLYGTSAIGGVVNVLSAPPEHPGFSGRARLEGRSRAGLVLHGSGAYRGERAWVSADASFQREESLSLVEPSDNLADPGAGADAPTVLPERSQRLLGLRAGATLGKGIDVRLRARWIHDEQNGVEQKVWPVLGAYLYDLPEVTDRVTLHLAETIDLGGGSNLRLAAGRQWALRTSGRDLRGSPDEELRERSGALHSYEAIATIADGPRTWVAGARAEVETLDQVLEITKVTPSGTEETPPIKEVPDTRLGSAALYGQLAWKLTDELTLMPGVRGELRLRYGGVIAPRLALAYRPAPSLTLRVSGGRGFRAPSAKELGFSFDHSSLGYILEGNPALAPETSWGVNGDVTWIPREGLTARAGAFANWVDNLIDVNPKPLSSSAGVDTYTYMNIAEARTAGLDLSATLQATPWLRIEAGYAYLWTRDDTADPRQPLSGKPPHTAQAALRADLPFQFELVARLRTLSSAFVERDPSEARDVRAPGFTTLDARLARPLWPSSQAYIGVRNLLGAQKDPDRRGDHRPLEGRTVYVGVRAELPWEDS, encoded by the coding sequence GTGCCCCGGCGTCGGCGCCTGACGCGCGCCGCGCTGCTCGCCTTCTGCCCGCTCCCGGCGCTCGTCCCAGCCGCGTTCTCGCGCCCTGCGCTCGCGCAGCTCTCTTCCGAGCAGCCCTCGGCCGCGCCCCCTTCCTCTTCGCCTCTTCCCGCTCCTCCGACTCCCTCTCCCGCTGCTCCTCCTCCCTCTCCACCGCCTCCCCCCTCGCCCGCCGCGCCGCCGCCCCTCGAGGTCGTCGTCACCGGCACCCGCACCCCCGAGAGCAGCCAGCGCGCCACGGTGCGCACGCGCGTCGTCACCCGCGACGAGGCCGAGCGCCGCGGCGCCACCAACGTCGGTGAGGCGCTCGACGGCGAGCTCGGCGTCCAGGTCAACCCGAGCGCCTACGGCGCGCTCGGCAACCCGAGCGCCATCCAGATCCAGGGCTTCGACCTCGACCGCGTCCTCGTCCTCGAGGACGGCGAGCGCGTCATCGGCGACGCCGGCGGCGCCATCGACCTCTCCTCCCTCCCGCTCGGCGACGTCTCCCGCATCGAGCTCGTCACCGGGCCGACCAGCTCGCTCTACGGCACGAGCGCCATCGGCGGCGTCGTCAACGTCCTCTCCGCGCCCCCCGAGCACCCAGGCTTCAGCGGCCGCGCCCGCCTCGAAGGCCGGAGCCGCGCCGGGCTCGTCCTCCATGGCTCGGGCGCCTACCGCGGCGAGCGCGCCTGGGTCAGCGCCGACGCCTCGTTCCAGCGGGAGGAGAGCCTCTCCCTCGTCGAGCCCAGCGACAACCTCGCCGATCCCGGCGCGGGCGCCGACGCCCCCACCGTCCTGCCCGAGCGCTCGCAGCGCCTCCTCGGCCTGCGCGCCGGCGCCACGCTCGGCAAGGGCATCGACGTGCGGCTCCGCGCGCGATGGATCCACGACGAGCAGAACGGCGTCGAGCAGAAGGTGTGGCCCGTCCTGGGGGCCTACCTCTACGACCTCCCCGAGGTGACCGACCGCGTCACCCTGCACCTCGCCGAGACGATCGACCTCGGCGGCGGCTCGAACCTGCGCCTCGCCGCGGGCCGGCAATGGGCCCTCCGGACGAGCGGCCGCGACCTGCGCGGCTCGCCCGACGAGGAGCTGCGCGAGCGCTCGGGCGCCCTCCACAGCTACGAGGCGATCGCCACCATCGCCGACGGGCCGCGCACCTGGGTCGCCGGGGCGCGCGCCGAGGTGGAGACGCTCGACCAGGTGCTCGAGATCACCAAGGTAACCCCCTCGGGCACCGAGGAGACCCCGCCGATCAAGGAGGTGCCCGACACCCGGCTCGGCAGCGCCGCGCTCTACGGCCAGCTCGCGTGGAAGCTCACCGACGAGCTCACCCTCATGCCCGGCGTCCGCGGCGAGCTCCGCCTCCGCTACGGCGGCGTCATCGCCCCACGCCTCGCCCTCGCCTACCGGCCCGCCCCGTCCCTCACCCTGCGCGTCTCCGGCGGGCGGGGATTCCGCGCCCCCAGCGCGAAGGAGCTCGGCTTCTCGTTCGACCACTCGAGCCTCGGCTACATCCTCGAGGGCAACCCGGCGCTCGCCCCCGAGACGTCCTGGGGCGTGAACGGCGATGTCACGTGGATCCCCCGAGAGGGCCTCACGGCGCGCGCCGGCGCCTTCGCGAACTGGGTCGACAACCTGATCGACGTCAACCCGAAGCCCCTCAGCTCCTCCGCCGGCGTCGACACGTACACCTACATGAACATCGCCGAGGCGCGCACCGCGGGCCTCGATCTCTCGGCCACGCTCCAGGCCACACCGTGGCTCCGCATCGAGGCCGGCTACGCCTACCTCTGGACGCGCGACGACACGGCCGATCCCAGACAGCCGCTCTCCGGCAAACCGCCGCACACGGCGCAGGCGGCGCTCCGCGCCGATCTGCCGTTCCAGTTCGAGCTCGTCGCCCGCCTACGGACCCTCAGCAGCGCGTTCGTCGAGAGAGACCCGAGCGAGGCGAGAGACGTGCGCGCCCCCGGGTTCACCACGCTCGACGCGCGGCTCGCGCGGCCGCTCTGGCCCTCGTCGCAGGCATATATCGGCGTCAGGAACCTGCTCGGCGCGCAAAAGGACCCTGATCGCCGCGGCGACCACCGGCCCCTCGAGGGGCGCACCGTTTACGTCGGCGTCCGCGCCGAGCTACCGTGGGAGGACTCATGA
- a CDS encoding HmuY family protein, with product MTRASVTAALLLLTPACSDGTEDGTSTGTPGTTSSGTGAGSSTGDPEPPNDGALLEVDVPAAGRVFLHLATPEIVVPEGDGAASTDWDLALSGYDVFTNSGLSGPGDGGALPIGLDDYRAGDLPSTPFLLTDDSGGAFSRWYAYDGEEHVAFSRYHVHAIEHEGRYWKLQISSFYGEVNGTPVTALYQLRYAEVLPDGSGPTVEIQDLDATAGGIDAVETEPSACLDLAGNRQLMLTPEEARASTDWNVCFRRSLVSVNGELGGPGTTRAADLQAEASASEELADVKARTAASEQARFDAADHAALTDPAVPYRGDHIATAFTGRWLEPGATPPAPAKDAAWLVQSADGVSRFVIVIERFEGATEASPGRVRMRVKQVE from the coding sequence ATGACGAGAGCATCGGTGACGGCGGCGCTTCTCCTGCTCACCCCGGCGTGCAGCGACGGCACGGAGGACGGGACTTCGACCGGAACCCCCGGGACAACGAGCAGCGGCACGGGAGCCGGAAGCTCGACCGGAGACCCCGAGCCCCCGAACGACGGCGCGCTCCTCGAGGTCGACGTGCCGGCCGCCGGCCGCGTCTTCCTCCACCTCGCCACCCCGGAGATCGTGGTCCCGGAAGGCGACGGCGCGGCGTCCACCGACTGGGATCTCGCGCTCTCGGGCTACGACGTCTTCACCAACAGCGGCCTCAGCGGCCCCGGCGACGGCGGGGCCCTGCCCATCGGCCTCGACGACTACAGAGCGGGCGACCTGCCGAGCACCCCCTTCCTGCTCACGGACGACTCCGGCGGCGCCTTCTCGCGCTGGTACGCCTACGACGGCGAGGAGCACGTCGCCTTCAGCCGCTACCACGTCCACGCGATCGAGCACGAGGGCAGGTACTGGAAGCTCCAGATCTCCTCCTTTTACGGGGAGGTGAACGGGACGCCGGTCACGGCGCTCTATCAGCTCCGCTACGCCGAGGTGCTCCCCGACGGCTCCGGCCCGACCGTCGAGATTCAGGATCTCGACGCGACAGCGGGCGGCATCGACGCGGTCGAGACCGAGCCGAGCGCTTGCCTCGACCTCGCGGGCAACCGGCAGCTGATGCTCACGCCGGAAGAGGCGCGCGCGTCGACCGATTGGAACGTCTGCTTCCGAAGATCGCTCGTCAGCGTCAACGGCGAGCTCGGCGGCCCCGGGACCACGCGCGCCGCCGACCTCCAGGCAGAGGCGTCGGCCTCCGAGGAGCTCGCCGACGTCAAGGCGCGCACCGCCGCGTCGGAGCAGGCGCGGTTCGACGCGGCCGACCACGCGGCCCTCACCGATCCCGCCGTCCCGTACCGCGGCGACCACATCGCGACCGCCTTCACGGGGCGGTGGCTCGAGCCCGGCGCGACGCCCCCCGCGCCGGCCAAGGACGCCGCGTGGCTCGTCCAGAGCGCGGACGGCGTATCGCGCTTCGTGATCGTCATCGAGCGCTTCGAGGGCGCAACGGAAGCATCGCCAGGTCGCGTGAGAATGCGCGTCAAGCAAGTGGAATGA
- a CDS encoding CBS domain-containing protein, producing MMSFATPVSRYMTCEVIAASDTTPLPEVHRTLGERAISCVPILDAASRAIGVLSRTDLLRLGRFETKTNSRGMLLTLPDVPARAVLRPGIITVGRATLVVQAASVLLKHRIHRVFVREDEALTGVFSTKDLLLSLVEARDPTPIAGLMSAPAYTIPLDAPLALAADRLTTAQVSGLVVVDPGGWPVGMFTQTEALLAHGVLSDSPVEDVMSPAMVCLDVRTPLHRAAAAAHAAQARRVLVVQGRRLRGVLTGLDFARAVAGTGVISVAARSRAG from the coding sequence ATGATGTCTTTTGCGACACCCGTCTCGCGTTACATGACCTGCGAAGTCATCGCGGCGTCCGACACGACACCGCTGCCCGAGGTGCACCGCACGCTGGGCGAGCGCGCGATTTCCTGCGTTCCGATCCTGGACGCGGCGTCGCGCGCGATCGGCGTGCTGTCCCGCACCGACCTGCTGCGGCTCGGCAGGTTCGAGACGAAGACGAACAGCCGAGGAATGCTGCTCACCTTGCCCGACGTCCCGGCGCGGGCCGTGCTGCGCCCGGGCATCATCACCGTCGGGCGCGCGACGCTGGTCGTCCAGGCGGCGAGCGTGCTGCTGAAGCACCGTATCCATCGCGTGTTCGTGCGCGAGGACGAAGCCTTGACCGGAGTCTTCAGCACCAAGGATCTCCTGCTCTCCCTGGTCGAGGCGCGGGACCCGACGCCGATCGCCGGGCTCATGTCGGCGCCCGCATACACGATCCCGCTCGACGCGCCGCTCGCGCTCGCCGCAGACCGGCTGACGACGGCGCAGGTGAGCGGGCTCGTCGTCGTGGATCCCGGCGGGTGGCCGGTGGGGATGTTCACCCAGACCGAGGCGCTGCTCGCGCACGGCGTGCTGTCCGATTCACCGGTCGAGGACGTGATGAGCCCGGCCATGGTCTGCCTCGACGTCCGGACGCCGCTCCACCGCGCCGCGGCCGCCGCGCACGCGGCGCAGGCGCGGCGCGTGCTCGTGGTGCAGGGGCGGCGGCTCCGCGGCGTGCTGACGGGGCTGGACTTCGCGCGCGCCGTCGCAGGGACGGGCGTGATCTCCGTGGCCGCGAGATCCAGGGCGGGATGA
- a CDS encoding alpha/beta hydrolase, with product MAVLALAACERAASEAPRGSSAAGAPEGGGGGAAADPIEASSGASGASEQGNAGGQGGGGGQGGAGGALSWEPVETDWCSAGWIGLDDHTCFHVPETALRGAPILYVLHGAMAPDSLPVDLQATAAEAAEALGAVAVFPRGKPGLCTWDPSVETYSCWPTRRETVDAAAPALLEEWMRAEALMERILGQTFGGRYVMGFSNGGYFASYVALEGLVAVDGAALVGAGRMVIEEDLFSEERPPIFIAVGELELASTIASAENLADVLTQHGWEHELVVHPERGHEIHADDFSRAWETWIAAP from the coding sequence ATGGCGGTGCTGGCGCTTGCCGCGTGCGAGCGCGCTGCCAGCGAGGCGCCGCGTGGATCCAGCGCCGCGGGCGCTCCCGAGGGCGGGGGGGGCGGCGCCGCCGCGGACCCGATCGAGGCGAGCAGCGGCGCGTCGGGCGCGAGCGAGCAAGGCAACGCGGGCGGCCAGGGTGGCGGGGGCGGGCAGGGCGGCGCGGGCGGGGCGCTGAGCTGGGAGCCGGTCGAGACGGACTGGTGCTCGGCAGGGTGGATCGGCCTGGACGACCACACCTGCTTCCATGTGCCGGAGACCGCGCTCCGCGGCGCGCCGATCCTTTATGTGCTGCACGGGGCCATGGCGCCCGACTCGCTGCCCGTGGACCTCCAGGCGACCGCCGCGGAGGCCGCCGAGGCGCTCGGCGCCGTCGCCGTGTTCCCGCGCGGGAAACCAGGACTCTGCACATGGGATCCGTCCGTGGAGACCTACTCCTGCTGGCCAACGCGCCGCGAGACCGTCGACGCCGCGGCGCCCGCCCTGCTCGAAGAGTGGATGCGCGCAGAGGCGCTGATGGAGCGGATCCTCGGCCAGACGTTCGGCGGGCGTTATGTCATGGGCTTCTCCAACGGCGGCTATTTCGCGAGCTACGTGGCGCTCGAAGGCCTCGTCGCCGTCGACGGCGCGGCGCTCGTCGGCGCGGGGCGCATGGTCATCGAGGAGGACCTGTTCTCCGAGGAGAGGCCGCCGATCTTCATCGCCGTCGGCGAGCTCGAGCTCGCCTCCACCATCGCGAGCGCCGAGAACCTCGCCGACGTGCTGACCCAGCACGGCTGGGAGCACGAGCTCGTGGTGCACCCGGAGCGCGGCCACGAGATCCACGCCGACGACTTCTCTCGAGCCTGGGAGACCTGGATCGCCGCGCCCTGA
- a CDS encoding FAD-binding oxidoreductase, whose product MTPLPGLPGAFLAAVQREFPADFLSTDAADLATFGRDWTKVHEPRPSALALPRSTDEVSRLLRLCSEHRVPVVPSGGRTGLAAGAVAARGELVVSLERMRKMGPVDVLGATVRVEAGAVTEAVHQHVAPHGLTWPVDFASKGSSQVGGNIATNAGGVKVIRYGLTRQWVLGLTVVTASGSVLELNGALEKNNTGIDLRQLFIGSEGTLGIITEATLKLTRVPEALNVFLFAVPDLAGVLALFREARTGPFVVMAYEFFTEKCQARLRRHRNVRVPLSAPSDYYVLIEVERGEPEALEAWITSLFERGLVTDGTLAQHGAQAAELWALREGISESLSATGLPHKNDVSLPIQELEGFCSELESLFEARYPGWEIALFGHIGDGNLHINVMKPDDLTREEFLKRTHEADHAIFSLVKKYHGSISAEHGIGLLKKDYLPYSRSAEELAIMRSIKRALDPLNLMNPGKIIDV is encoded by the coding sequence ATGACCCCGCTTCCCGGCCTCCCCGGCGCCTTCCTCGCGGCCGTCCAGCGCGAGTTCCCCGCGGATTTCCTCTCGACGGACGCTGCCGATCTCGCGACGTTCGGCCGCGACTGGACCAAGGTCCACGAGCCCAGGCCCTCGGCCCTCGCGCTCCCGCGGTCGACCGACGAGGTCTCGAGGCTGCTCCGCCTCTGCTCGGAGCACCGCGTCCCGGTCGTGCCCTCCGGCGGCCGCACGGGGCTCGCCGCCGGCGCCGTGGCGGCCAGGGGCGAGCTCGTCGTGTCGCTCGAGCGGATGCGCAAGATGGGCCCGGTCGATGTCCTCGGCGCGACCGTGCGCGTCGAGGCCGGCGCGGTCACCGAGGCGGTGCACCAGCACGTCGCGCCGCACGGCCTCACCTGGCCCGTCGACTTCGCCTCGAAGGGGTCGAGCCAGGTCGGCGGCAACATCGCCACGAACGCCGGCGGCGTGAAGGTCATCCGTTATGGCCTGACGCGCCAGTGGGTCCTCGGGCTCACCGTCGTCACCGCGAGCGGCTCCGTGCTCGAGCTGAACGGCGCGCTCGAGAAGAACAACACGGGGATCGACCTGCGCCAGCTGTTCATCGGCAGCGAGGGCACGCTCGGCATCATCACCGAGGCGACGCTCAAGCTCACGCGGGTGCCCGAGGCGCTCAACGTGTTCCTGTTCGCGGTGCCCGACCTCGCCGGCGTGCTCGCGCTGTTCCGCGAGGCCCGGACGGGGCCGTTCGTGGTGATGGCCTACGAGTTCTTCACCGAGAAGTGCCAGGCGCGCCTGCGCCGCCACCGGAACGTGCGCGTGCCGCTCTCGGCGCCGTCGGACTACTACGTGCTCATCGAGGTCGAGCGCGGCGAGCCCGAGGCGCTCGAGGCGTGGATCACCTCGCTGTTCGAGCGCGGGCTGGTCACCGACGGCACGCTCGCGCAGCACGGCGCGCAGGCCGCGGAGCTCTGGGCGCTCCGCGAGGGGATCAGCGAGAGCCTGTCGGCGACCGGGCTGCCGCACAAGAACGACGTGTCCCTCCCGATCCAGGAGCTCGAGGGCTTCTGCTCCGAGCTCGAGAGCCTCTTCGAGGCCCGCTATCCAGGGTGGGAGATCGCGCTCTTCGGCCACATCGGCGACGGCAACCTCCACATCAACGTGATGAAGCCCGACGACCTCACGCGCGAGGAGTTCCTGAAGCGCACCCACGAGGCGGATCACGCCATCTTCTCGCTCGTGAAGAAGTACCACGGCAGCATCTCCGCCGAGCACGGCATCGGCCTGCTCAAGAAGGATTACCTGCCCTACTCTCGCTCGGCCGAGGAGCTGGCGATCATGAGGTCGATCAAGCGGGCGCTCGATCCGCTGAACCTCATGAACCCAGGCAAGATCATCGACGTCTGA
- a CDS encoding alpha/beta fold hydrolase encodes MTLDESKLSHRFTEHGGVRLHYVEAGDGPLVVLLHGFPEIWYSWRHQIPALVEAGYRVIAPDMRGYNLSDKPEGASAYGVNELTADVAALVQASGAERAAAVVGHDWGGGVAWEFAARYPALLDRLVVLNCPHPARLLAGFRTAQQLRKSWYMFFFQLPKLPELAARRDGFAWLRAAVKDDPRRPGAVSDEDLAHYVEAWSQPGALTAMINYYRALFRPASLRGLGRPPRIDAPTLVIWGEHDRYLGSELAEPDPALVPNARVARVPDASHFVHYDRPEKVNQLLLDFLR; translated from the coding sequence ATGACCCTCGACGAATCCAAGCTCTCGCACCGGTTCACCGAGCACGGCGGCGTGCGCCTCCACTACGTCGAGGCGGGCGACGGGCCGCTCGTGGTGCTCCTCCATGGCTTTCCCGAGATCTGGTACTCGTGGCGCCATCAGATACCCGCGCTTGTGGAGGCGGGTTACCGCGTGATCGCGCCCGACATGCGCGGCTACAACCTCTCGGACAAGCCGGAGGGCGCCTCGGCCTACGGGGTTAACGAGCTCACCGCGGACGTGGCCGCGCTCGTCCAGGCTTCGGGCGCGGAGCGCGCCGCCGCGGTGGTCGGCCACGACTGGGGCGGCGGCGTCGCTTGGGAGTTCGCGGCGCGGTATCCGGCGCTCCTCGATCGGCTGGTGGTCCTCAACTGCCCTCACCCCGCGCGGCTGCTCGCCGGGTTCCGCACGGCGCAGCAGCTCCGCAAGAGCTGGTACATGTTCTTCTTCCAGCTCCCGAAGCTCCCGGAGCTCGCAGCGCGGAGGGACGGCTTCGCGTGGCTACGCGCGGCGGTGAAGGACGACCCGCGGCGTCCGGGCGCGGTGAGCGACGAGGATCTCGCCCATTACGTCGAGGCGTGGTCGCAGCCCGGCGCGCTCACGGCGATGATCAACTACTACCGCGCCCTCTTCCGTCCGGCCAGCCTCCGCGGGCTGGGCAGGCCGCCCCGCATCGACGCCCCGACGCTGGTGATCTGGGGCGAGCACGATCGCTACCTCGGCTCCGAGCTCGCCGAGCCGGATCCGGCGCTGGTCCCGAACGCCCGAGTCGCGCGCGTCCCCGACGCGAGCCACTTCGTGCACTACGACAGGCCCGAGAAGGTCAATCAGCTCCTCCTCGATTTCCTGCGCTGA
- a CDS encoding MFS transporter, with protein MLRRIPDRNIWLVFGAIFLLGLAYGIAISLTAVFLDARGFTKTDIGLLASCFALGIVLLSLPMDTLIRRFSAKTTLMLALAGYAAAVGAFPFLPSFAAIAAVRFLDGACSVGIWVSCETILLARSDKDNKAFVTSLYAVSMALGYVLGPLCAPHIVALSSMPAAFLLSCVISLISAVLVLARLDRDLPGMSEAHGKAGAASAEDPSSSSASILWRIKTACFATFAYGYFQASVVLFLPLYLMASKGVTRDQTIQIPAYFAVGMLLFTNVFGRIGDRRGHLLLMRVLGTIGTLMILGFVYLDRYDAMCAAVFVAGATLASISPLSLALQGVVTAPRDYSRANSIYNVFYAAGMLLGPPASSAIYQAAGGIAMIYHLAVLWAAFVVFTVVFAGDDPASRRSAGERVSVPVWNE; from the coding sequence ATGCTCCGCCGCATCCCCGATCGCAATATCTGGCTCGTTTTTGGCGCGATTTTCCTCCTCGGTCTCGCGTACGGCATCGCCATCTCGCTCACGGCGGTCTTCCTCGATGCGCGCGGGTTCACCAAGACCGACATCGGCCTGCTCGCGTCGTGCTTCGCGCTCGGCATCGTCCTGCTCTCGCTGCCGATGGACACGCTCATCCGCCGGTTCTCGGCGAAGACCACGCTGATGCTCGCGCTGGCCGGGTACGCGGCGGCGGTCGGCGCCTTCCCCTTCCTGCCGAGCTTCGCCGCCATCGCCGCGGTGCGTTTCCTCGACGGGGCCTGCTCGGTCGGCATCTGGGTGAGCTGCGAGACGATCCTGCTTGCCCGGTCGGACAAGGACAACAAGGCGTTCGTCACGAGCCTCTACGCCGTCTCGATGGCGCTGGGCTACGTCCTCGGACCGCTCTGCGCGCCGCACATCGTCGCGCTCTCCTCGATGCCCGCGGCGTTCCTCCTCTCGTGCGTGATCTCGCTGATCTCGGCCGTCCTCGTGCTCGCGCGCCTCGACCGCGACCTGCCGGGCATGTCCGAAGCCCACGGGAAGGCCGGCGCGGCGAGCGCGGAGGATCCCTCGTCGTCCTCCGCCTCGATCCTCTGGCGCATCAAGACCGCGTGCTTCGCGACCTTCGCCTACGGGTATTTCCAGGCGTCGGTCGTGCTGTTCCTCCCGCTCTACCTGATGGCGTCCAAGGGGGTCACGCGCGATCAGACGATCCAGATCCCCGCCTACTTCGCGGTGGGCATGCTCCTCTTCACCAACGTCTTTGGCCGGATCGGCGACCGCCGCGGCCACCTCCTGCTCATGCGCGTGCTCGGCACGATCGGCACGCTGATGATCCTCGGCTTCGTGTACCTCGATCGTTACGACGCGATGTGCGCGGCCGTGTTCGTCGCGGGGGCGACGCTCGCGTCGATATCGCCGCTCAGCCTGGCGCTCCAGGGCGTCGTCACCGCGCCGCGCGACTACAGCCGCGCGAACTCGATCTACAACGTCTTCTACGCCGCCGGGATGCTCCTCGGCCCCCCCGCGTCGAGCGCCATCTACCAGGCCGCGGGCGGCATCGCGATGATCTACCACCTCGCGGTGCTGTGGGCCGCGTTCGTCGTATTCACCGTCGTCTTCGCGGGCGACGACCCGGCCTCGCGGCGCAGCGCCGGAGAGCGCGTCAGCGTCCCGGTCTGGAATGAATAG